The Mesorhizobium sp. M1D.F.Ca.ET.043.01.1.1 genome contains a region encoding:
- a CDS encoding ABC transporter substrate-binding protein, translated as MSWLPRISLAVIAVSAALPVYAQTVTITTAGGDYGNAIKEAMWAPAAKELGYEVREETQSDGLAALKMQVTSGAVTTDIIHLGSPEGAQAAAQSLLEPLDYKIIDPKSVPAGAKSDYCYPFDSYGTVMSWNTKALGDNPPKSWAEFWDVAKFPNRRALRANAQDLIEIALLSDGVAPADVYSVLSTPEGLQRAIKRIEAIKPNVSVWWTSGAQSAQLLKDGEADLVVTWNGRAQTVKADGGAVDYTFKGSVIGTDCLGVPKGAQNKDAAMKLIAAMTQPARVAKLTDFIAYGPVNPAAYEGGLIPKDRLKTLATAPENAGTSVFSNADWWLKNGEAAQKAFDEMISR; from the coding sequence ATGTCTTGGCTACCACGCATTTCCTTGGCGGTGATCGCAGTCTCGGCTGCCTTGCCCGTCTATGCTCAAACGGTCACCATCACCACCGCAGGCGGAGACTATGGCAATGCCATCAAGGAGGCCATGTGGGCTCCCGCTGCAAAAGAGCTTGGCTATGAGGTCCGCGAAGAGACGCAGAGCGACGGCCTTGCCGCGTTGAAGATGCAGGTCACCTCGGGCGCGGTCACGACCGACATCATCCATCTCGGCTCACCGGAAGGCGCGCAGGCGGCCGCGCAGTCGCTGCTGGAACCACTCGACTACAAGATTATCGATCCCAAATCCGTGCCGGCCGGCGCAAAGTCCGACTACTGTTATCCGTTCGATTCCTACGGCACCGTCATGTCGTGGAACACCAAGGCCCTTGGCGACAACCCGCCGAAAAGCTGGGCGGAGTTCTGGGATGTCGCCAAGTTCCCGAACCGTCGCGCCTTGCGCGCCAACGCGCAGGACCTGATCGAGATCGCGCTGCTCTCCGACGGCGTGGCGCCGGCGGACGTCTATTCCGTGCTCAGCACCCCGGAAGGGCTGCAGCGCGCCATCAAGCGGATCGAGGCGATCAAGCCAAACGTCTCCGTGTGGTGGACCTCGGGCGCGCAGTCGGCGCAACTGCTGAAAGACGGCGAAGCGGATCTGGTCGTCACCTGGAACGGAAGAGCCCAGACCGTGAAGGCGGATGGCGGCGCCGTCGACTATACGTTCAAGGGTTCCGTTATCGGCACGGACTGCCTCGGTGTGCCGAAGGGCGCCCAGAACAAGGACGCGGCCATGAAGCTCATCGCGGCGATGACGCAACCCGCTCGGGTGGCGAAGCTCACCGATTTCATCGCCTACGGGCCGGTCAACCCTGCCGCCTATGAAGGAGGCCTTATTCCGAAGGACCGTCTGAAGACCCTGGCGACGGCGCCCGAAAACGCCGGCACTTCGGTGTTCTCGAATGCCGACTGGTGGCTGAAGAACGGCGAAGCCGCGCAAAAGGCCTTCGATGAAATGATCAGCCGCTGA
- a CDS encoding ABC transporter ATP-binding protein, whose translation MKSLPITIDSVRKAYGSYVALDDVSLDIRAGEFLTLLGPSGSGKTTLLMALAGFVRPDSGKLLLGDRDITRLAPNRREIGIVFQNYALFPHMNVLANVEYPLALRRIPKVEARQRALDTLARVKLEGLSERSIAALSGGQRQRVALARAIVFEPRVMLMDEPLSALDKNLRETMQYEIRRLHDDLGITTIYVTHDQREALTMSDRIAVMNSGRIQQIDAPQRIYDRPSTRFVAEFMGEANIIAPGLARRIDGADAPRETLMIRAESLHLNASLAGRDGVALDGTLRAKAFRGENWLLTLTLDGGQEVLVCIPAALAGGCVELAASQRVTVYAPAQKVHVLPGAMA comes from the coding sequence ATGAAATCGCTTCCGATCACCATCGACAGCGTGCGTAAGGCCTATGGGTCTTACGTCGCGCTGGACGATGTCTCACTCGACATCAGGGCCGGCGAATTCCTGACGCTGCTCGGCCCCTCCGGGTCGGGCAAGACCACTTTGCTGATGGCTCTGGCCGGTTTTGTCCGGCCCGATTCCGGAAAGCTCCTGTTGGGGGATCGCGACATTACTCGCCTTGCTCCCAACAGACGGGAGATCGGCATCGTTTTCCAGAACTACGCTCTGTTTCCCCACATGAACGTCCTCGCCAATGTCGAATATCCGCTGGCGCTGCGCAGGATACCGAAGGTGGAAGCCCGTCAGCGGGCCCTGGACACCTTGGCCCGCGTGAAACTGGAAGGTCTGTCGGAGCGCAGTATTGCCGCACTGTCCGGCGGCCAGCGCCAGCGGGTGGCGTTGGCGCGGGCAATTGTCTTCGAACCGCGCGTGATGCTGATGGATGAGCCACTGTCGGCGCTCGACAAGAATCTGCGCGAGACCATGCAGTACGAGATCCGGCGCCTGCACGATGATCTCGGGATCACCACCATCTATGTGACCCATGACCAGCGCGAGGCGCTGACTATGTCCGACCGGATCGCGGTGATGAATTCCGGCCGCATCCAGCAGATCGACGCGCCTCAGCGAATTTATGATCGTCCATCGACACGCTTCGTCGCCGAGTTCATGGGCGAGGCCAACATTATCGCTCCGGGCCTGGCGCGCAGGATCGATGGCGCCGACGCGCCGCGCGAGACGCTGATGATCCGCGCCGAAAGCCTGCATCTCAATGCGAGCCTCGCCGGACGCGACGGAGTTGCCCTCGACGGGACACTCCGCGCCAAGGCATTTCGCGGCGAGAACTGGCTGTTGACGCTGACGCTTGACGGCGGGCAGGAAGTCCTTGTCTGCATTCCGGCGGCCCTGGCCGGTGGCTGCGTCGAGCTTGCCGCCAGTCAGCGGGTGACCGTCTATGCGCCCGCGCAAAAAGTTCATGTTCTGCCGGGAGCAATGGCGTGA
- a CDS encoding ABC transporter permease: MSVAADPALAADGRRERRFFLSLSLPALFIVGLAAILPLLWIVRQSFLTTAGQYSVGNYEKVLSSGLTWSALATTLELSLGTLVVCIILGIPLALALASARPRVANVLMAFVMLPLWTSILVRTYGWLVLLRRDGLINAALTGSGLTAEPLPLVYNFTGTLIGMVHYMLPLFLLPVYAAMRDIDTNLIRAAASMGATLGQVIRTVILPLSAGGILSGSIIVFIYTIGFFITPAVLGGGKVNPLSIRIERTLSTFQDWGSASVLGILLLVLMALIAVMFLTARRLMAHNKMGAAHA, encoded by the coding sequence GTGAGCGTCGCCGCCGATCCCGCGCTCGCCGCGGATGGCCGACGCGAGCGGCGCTTCTTCCTTTCGCTGTCGCTTCCGGCGCTTTTCATCGTTGGGCTGGCGGCGATACTGCCGCTCCTCTGGATCGTCCGGCAATCCTTCCTGACGACGGCGGGCCAATACTCCGTCGGCAATTACGAGAAGGTGCTGTCGAGCGGGCTGACGTGGTCGGCCCTGGCCACGACCCTTGAACTGTCGCTGGGCACGCTGGTGGTCTGCATTATTCTCGGCATTCCGCTGGCGCTCGCTCTGGCCAGCGCCCGGCCAAGGGTGGCCAACGTGCTGATGGCCTTCGTTATGCTGCCCTTGTGGACCTCTATTCTGGTGCGCACCTATGGGTGGCTCGTGCTGTTGCGGCGCGATGGACTGATCAACGCTGCCTTGACGGGTTCGGGCCTGACCGCGGAGCCATTGCCGCTGGTCTACAATTTCACCGGCACGCTCATCGGCATGGTTCACTACATGCTGCCGCTGTTTCTGCTGCCGGTATACGCCGCGATGCGCGATATCGACACCAACCTCATTCGCGCCGCCGCCAGCATGGGCGCCACGCTCGGGCAGGTGATCCGCACGGTCATTCTGCCGCTTTCCGCCGGCGGCATCCTTTCGGGTTCGATCATCGTCTTCATCTACACGATTGGGTTCTTCATCACGCCCGCGGTGCTTGGCGGCGGCAAGGTCAATCCGCTCTCCATCCGGATTGAGCGCACGCTGTCGACTTTTCAGGATTGGGGCTCGGCGAGCGTCCTGGGCATTCTGCTGCTCGTGCTCATGGCGCTGATCGCGGTGATGTTCCTGACGGCAAGACGGCTGATGGCACACAACAAAATGGGTGCGGCCCATGCTTGA
- a CDS encoding ABC transporter permease has translation MLEAYPDNRLARVALWGFSALVMAFLILPTLVVVPLSFSASDLLEFPPRAYSLRWYDNFFGSATWMDALRTSLILGTLTAAIAVPLALLSCISMNRLGGRAAAIIQGVLLTPSIVPGILLAIGLFFVLAAQALVGTLFGVLVGHVVLAIPVACIVLVPALARFDWNQVQAARSLGADWARAIGGIIVPQLRISLLSATLMAFLTSLDESVISIFVASGRNSTLPKLMFLSLRDQIDPTIAAISTLWTAVVVAVILIVTLRQKS, from the coding sequence ATGCTTGAGGCCTATCCGGACAACAGGCTCGCCCGCGTCGCTCTGTGGGGCTTTTCCGCGCTCGTCATGGCGTTCTTGATATTGCCGACACTTGTCGTCGTGCCGCTCTCCTTTTCGGCGTCGGACCTGCTCGAGTTCCCGCCGCGCGCCTACTCGCTGCGCTGGTATGATAACTTCTTCGGGTCGGCCACCTGGATGGACGCGCTGAGGACCAGCCTGATCCTCGGCACTTTGACGGCGGCGATTGCCGTGCCGCTGGCGCTGCTGTCTTGCATCTCGATGAACAGGCTCGGCGGTCGGGCCGCGGCGATCATTCAGGGCGTTCTGCTCACCCCCTCCATCGTGCCGGGAATCCTGCTCGCGATCGGCCTCTTCTTCGTGCTGGCGGCGCAGGCTCTGGTCGGAACGCTGTTCGGCGTGCTGGTGGGCCATGTGGTGCTGGCTATCCCGGTCGCCTGTATTGTGCTGGTGCCCGCTCTTGCCCGGTTCGACTGGAACCAGGTCCAGGCGGCGCGCAGCCTGGGCGCCGACTGGGCCAGAGCCATTGGCGGTATCATCGTTCCGCAACTCAGGATCAGCCTGTTGTCGGCGACATTGATGGCCTTCCTGACCTCGCTCGACGAATCCGTCATCTCGATCTTCGTCGCCAGCGGCCGCAACAGCACGCTGCCGAAGCTGATGTTCCTGTCGCTGCGCGATCAGATCGATCCGACCATCGCCGCGATCTCGACATTATGGACCGCCGTCGTCGTGGCCGTCATCCTGATCGTGACCCTTCGCCAGAAATCCTGA
- a CDS encoding 5'-methylthioadenosine phosphorylase produces the protein MGLAIITGSANWGLAFPEDVEVDGVRTLRRDISFETPFGRTDNWKLIEFDASITAEGRTKQALCMYSHGNPRDHIDHSCHRRAFWLLMNAGVRQVLACSTIGAVNKAIQPGDMVVNADIIELTQTPFSLLPGRQSFDCSGKQIVCPRCAAVLVETARRHWPPQCRVHGIEQQLVAAHCYGPRLTSPAEALAFRSMGADVLNHSIAPEATLSREIGACFVPLAFVTAAFNDYMDRNRQELLQQDVLPSLSMTASRVALETAARLPADPQCSCHGLKSPQPEERSSRF, from the coding sequence GTGGGGCTGGCGATCATCACCGGCTCGGCAAACTGGGGGCTGGCCTTTCCCGAAGATGTGGAAGTCGATGGCGTGCGCACCTTGCGGCGGGACATCAGCTTCGAGACGCCTTTCGGCCGCACTGACAACTGGAAGCTCATCGAGTTCGATGCCTCGATTACCGCCGAAGGCAGAACGAAACAGGCGCTGTGCATGTATTCGCATGGCAACCCCCGCGACCATATCGACCATTCCTGCCATCGCCGTGCGTTTTGGCTATTGATGAACGCGGGTGTGCGCCAGGTCCTGGCCTGCTCGACCATCGGTGCCGTCAACAAGGCGATCCAGCCCGGCGACATGGTGGTGAACGCCGATATCATCGAGCTGACGCAGACCCCGTTCTCACTGCTTCCCGGCCGCCAGAGCTTCGACTGTTCCGGCAAGCAGATCGTATGCCCAAGATGCGCGGCCGTTCTGGTCGAAACCGCGCGCCGTCACTGGCCGCCGCAATGCCGCGTTCATGGCATCGAACAGCAGCTGGTGGCTGCCCACTGTTACGGGCCGCGTCTTACGAGCCCGGCCGAAGCCTTGGCCTTTCGAAGCATGGGGGCCGACGTGCTCAACCATTCGATTGCCCCCGAAGCCACCTTGTCGCGCGAGATCGGCGCCTGTTTCGTGCCCTTGGCGTTCGTTACGGCGGCCTTCAATGACTATATGGACCGTAATCGCCAGGAATTGCTGCAGCAGGACGTGTTGCCGAGCCTGTCCATGACAGCCTCGCGGGTTGCGCTGGAAACCGCCGCCCGGCTTCCGGCCGATCCGCAATGTTCCTGCCATGGCTTGAAATCGCCGCAGCCGGAGGAACGCTCCAGCCGGTTCTGA
- a CDS encoding MFS transporter encodes MMDVEGVKVAELICADSFAARDPFATGCFLREGLRMAEGAVGNTLLDDDRPNSEQNITTASSWYTVIVLCLALLISFTDRLVINLVVDPIRADLILTDFEVSLLQGAGFAVIFALAGLPCGRLADWANRRNVIMTGIALWSVATIACGVAGDFWSFFAARVAVGLGEAALVPAASALIFDSFSSRRRGIALGIFSLGATFGTGVAMFVGGVVLAFASLEPIALIGPLAPWRQMFVLVGMPGLLLLPLLLLIREPQRRHISGLLPLAGVLRQLGANNGAVLRLCLSKGALGIGNYAFLSWLPTLLQRTHGMTPLEAGGLIALSITTSGVIASLAGGALSDWIVRRWGVAARIVPLLGCCTLSIAGASTTFFAATEQQMTLSFAIWAFGSISGYVIGNVVMQENVPNEMRATTIALSLTITALLGIGLGPTLVPLVAEHVFGGEANMQPAMATVSLGAALLSFFVIWPSVRKGLRAMDG; translated from the coding sequence ATGATGGACGTTGAAGGCGTTAAAGTCGCCGAACTGATTTGTGCCGATTCGTTCGCGGCTCGCGATCCATTTGCCACAGGTTGCTTTTTGCGCGAGGGTTTAAGGATGGCCGAGGGTGCCGTGGGGAACACTCTATTGGACGATGACAGGCCTAATTCGGAACAGAATATTACTACGGCTTCCAGCTGGTACACGGTCATCGTTCTGTGCCTTGCCTTGCTGATTTCCTTCACCGACCGACTCGTTATCAATCTTGTGGTTGATCCTATCCGCGCAGATCTGATTCTGACGGACTTTGAGGTCAGCCTGCTGCAGGGCGCCGGATTTGCCGTGATCTTCGCGCTGGCAGGTTTACCGTGCGGCCGGCTCGCCGATTGGGCTAACCGCCGCAATGTAATCATGACCGGCATCGCGCTCTGGTCTGTAGCGACGATTGCCTGCGGGGTGGCTGGCGACTTCTGGAGCTTTTTTGCCGCGAGGGTCGCGGTGGGCCTCGGCGAGGCAGCGCTGGTCCCGGCAGCTTCGGCGCTGATCTTCGACAGCTTTTCTTCCCGACGGCGCGGCATCGCGCTCGGTATATTTTCGCTCGGCGCGACGTTCGGCACAGGCGTCGCGATGTTCGTTGGGGGTGTAGTGCTGGCTTTCGCCTCGCTGGAGCCCATTGCGTTGATCGGGCCGCTGGCGCCGTGGCGGCAGATGTTCGTGCTGGTGGGGATGCCGGGTCTGTTGCTGCTGCCGCTGCTTCTGCTCATCCGCGAGCCGCAGCGGCGGCACATCTCGGGTCTGCTGCCACTCGCGGGGGTACTCCGCCAACTGGGTGCCAACAACGGCGCAGTGCTCAGGTTGTGCCTGAGCAAAGGGGCCCTCGGGATTGGCAACTACGCTTTCCTCTCCTGGTTGCCGACACTCCTGCAGCGCACGCATGGTATGACCCCCCTTGAGGCGGGCGGCCTTATCGCGTTGTCGATCACGACCAGCGGGGTCATTGCATCGCTTGCCGGCGGCGCGCTCTCGGACTGGATCGTCCGGCGCTGGGGCGTGGCTGCCCGCATCGTCCCGCTTCTTGGATGCTGTACGTTGTCGATCGCAGGAGCCTCAACGACGTTTTTCGCCGCTACTGAGCAGCAGATGACGCTCTCCTTCGCCATCTGGGCCTTTGGTTCGATAAGCGGCTATGTGATTGGGAACGTCGTCATGCAGGAAAACGTGCCGAACGAGATGCGCGCCACAACGATTGCGCTTTCTCTCACCATAACGGCGCTGCTCGGCATCGGGCTCGGGCCGACGCTCGTGCCATTGGTGGCCGAACATGTCTTCGGTGGCGAGGCGAACATGCAACCGGCCATGGCGACGGTGAGCCTGGGCGCGGCGCTGCTTTCCTTTTTCGTGATCTGGCCTTCGGTACGCAAAGGGTTGAGAGCGATGGATGGGTAA
- a CDS encoding NB-ARC domain-containing protein, which produces MDAAPTTVPAQASRSLGHAPPPPRSLIGREAVIDSLSELLLERRFVSIVGSAGIGKTTVAAAIALRMQSEFADDNIAFVDLGAVSETGVVPGAVISALGCKLEGTDLVEELLSYVRDKRMLVVFDNCEHLIDATAFLAEQLVLGAPGLHLLATSRESLRAEAETVHLLSPLPVPDNELPTAAEALSTAAVQLFMDRAIASGFDGGLTDIDAPVVAEICRRTDGIALAIEMAGSRVGTYGIRGVADLLASNVELHLPGRRNAAPRHQTLETMLDWSFNLLTENEQIVLARLSAFVGFFTMDAARSISGDHDRAAVAPTVGSLVDRSLVWVHPVDNAVFYRLPHTTRAYAATKLRELGDPEQISRRHARYFADLFKAVALKPGLYANMERHALHIGNVRKALEWSFSDKESYAIGIELAADSSPLFIGLWLLAECRHWSHLALGIIESYSRGSQQEVRLQEALAISSMHTQGNPQEVRDAIERGLDLSQADESGVPQIRLLAGLSVFLSRLGDFDGGLDAARRCMVLATRNGSLAEKVISEWMVGTAYHLAGDQAAAVEHCRRGFKLEATVGRVDVNIFGYDHHLRAEIALARCLWLRGFPKTANGMALRLMNEAEGSSLPGNYSIAAAASIPILLWGGDTQNSREHIERVIAHTEKHSLRSTAAAAWALKGEWLLMTGEAAAAVDVLRQALRILQLDPFRLVIPPASRALAAALVHCGEYDEARASIAEAISSAEEMGQRLWVPSLYRTQAEIALKAPCPDIDAAETALRRSIKLATAQAAIGWQLNAAVPLARLLIDSERSAEAFAILQPLFEEFSERTGTRDLVDAERILASLK; this is translated from the coding sequence ATGGATGCGGCGCCCACGACGGTACCGGCTCAAGCGTCCAGGTCGCTTGGCCATGCGCCGCCTCCGCCCCGTTCGCTCATTGGCCGCGAGGCCGTTATCGACAGCTTGAGCGAACTCCTTCTGGAGCGCCGTTTTGTCAGCATTGTCGGATCGGCAGGCATTGGCAAAACGACGGTAGCGGCTGCGATCGCGTTGCGAATGCAGTCAGAATTCGCAGATGACAACATTGCCTTTGTCGACCTTGGAGCGGTCTCGGAAACCGGCGTGGTGCCAGGAGCCGTCATCTCGGCATTGGGGTGTAAACTCGAAGGCACCGACCTTGTCGAAGAGCTTCTATCCTACGTCCGCGACAAGCGCATGCTGGTTGTCTTCGACAATTGCGAGCACCTCATCGATGCGACGGCTTTCCTGGCGGAGCAGCTCGTTCTTGGTGCCCCAGGTCTGCATCTGCTGGCGACCTCTCGGGAATCGTTGCGTGCCGAGGCAGAGACCGTTCACCTGCTGAGCCCCCTTCCGGTTCCCGACAACGAGCTTCCGACCGCAGCGGAGGCGTTGTCGACGGCAGCGGTGCAGCTCTTCATGGATCGGGCGATCGCGAGTGGATTTGACGGCGGACTGACCGACATCGACGCGCCGGTGGTGGCCGAGATATGTCGGCGGACCGATGGCATTGCGCTGGCGATTGAGATGGCTGGCAGCCGCGTCGGCACCTATGGCATCCGTGGCGTGGCAGACTTGCTTGCGAGTAATGTGGAACTGCATTTGCCTGGACGGCGAAACGCCGCTCCGCGGCATCAAACACTCGAAACGATGCTCGACTGGAGCTTCAATCTGCTCACCGAGAACGAGCAGATCGTTCTGGCCCGCCTTTCCGCTTTTGTAGGCTTTTTTACGATGGACGCCGCGCGTTCCATTTCGGGTGACCACGACAGGGCGGCGGTGGCGCCGACGGTGGGGAGCCTGGTTGATAGAAGCCTGGTTTGGGTGCATCCGGTAGACAATGCTGTCTTTTACCGTCTTCCTCACACGACGCGCGCCTATGCGGCGACCAAGCTCAGGGAACTCGGAGACCCTGAGCAGATTTCCCGGCGCCACGCCCGCTATTTCGCGGATCTGTTCAAGGCGGTTGCGCTCAAGCCAGGCTTGTACGCCAACATGGAGCGTCATGCGCTGCATATCGGCAATGTGCGCAAGGCGCTGGAGTGGAGTTTTTCCGACAAGGAATCTTATGCGATCGGCATCGAACTTGCCGCCGATTCATCGCCGTTGTTTATTGGTCTCTGGCTGCTCGCCGAATGCCGCCATTGGTCCCATCTGGCGCTGGGCATAATTGAAAGTTACAGCCGCGGATCCCAGCAGGAGGTGCGCCTGCAAGAAGCCCTGGCGATCTCATCAATGCATACACAAGGCAATCCGCAAGAAGTTCGTGACGCCATCGAACGCGGACTGGATCTTTCCCAGGCGGATGAAAGTGGGGTGCCGCAGATTCGTCTACTAGCCGGTCTCAGCGTCTTCCTGAGCAGGCTCGGTGATTTCGACGGTGGTTTGGACGCAGCCAGACGATGCATGGTTCTTGCAACGCGCAATGGATCGCTTGCCGAAAAAGTAATTTCTGAATGGATGGTCGGCACCGCCTACCATCTCGCCGGCGACCAGGCAGCGGCCGTTGAGCACTGTCGACGCGGTTTCAAGCTCGAAGCCACTGTTGGGCGTGTCGACGTCAATATCTTCGGATATGATCATCATCTGCGCGCCGAAATCGCGCTGGCACGCTGCCTATGGCTCCGCGGCTTCCCCAAGACCGCCAACGGGATGGCGCTCAGGCTCATGAACGAAGCAGAGGGGTCTAGTCTCCCGGGCAATTACAGCATTGCCGCCGCTGCCTCTATTCCTATCCTGCTTTGGGGTGGCGATACGCAGAACTCACGAGAGCACATCGAGCGGGTGATTGCTCATACTGAGAAACATTCTTTGAGGAGCACTGCGGCTGCGGCATGGGCGCTGAAAGGAGAATGGCTCCTGATGACGGGAGAGGCTGCGGCTGCCGTAGACGTGCTGCGACAAGCCCTCCGCATACTTCAACTAGACCCATTTCGCCTGGTCATTCCCCCAGCGTCCCGCGCCTTGGCGGCGGCACTCGTCCATTGTGGCGAATATGACGAAGCTCGTGCATCCATCGCCGAGGCGATTTCTTCGGCCGAGGAAATGGGCCAAAGGCTGTGGGTACCTTCTCTTTACCGGACGCAAGCCGAGATTGCCCTCAAAGCGCCTTGCCCGGATATCGATGCAGCGGAAACGGCCTTGCGAAGATCCATCAAGCTTGCGACAGCTCAGGCTGCCATCGGTTGGCAATTGAATGCCGCCGTTCCATTGGCCCGGCTGTTGATAGACAGCGAACGCAGCGCGGAGGCGTTCGCCATTCTGCAACCGCTCTTCGAGGAATTTTCGGAGAGAACCGGTACAAGGGATCTCGTGGATGCCGAACGCATTCTGGCGTCTCTGAAATAG
- a CDS encoding AEC family transporter — MTADTILPALVPIFFVIVVGYGAGRLRIVENHHVGGLNALVMNFALPASLFVATASAPRSEMLEQVPLFLTLGFVMLLIHLAWYFFVRASSDVSKADAALQALTVSFPNLAGVGLPIAAAVIGPGGTVPIAVALAAGSIIVSPMSLIFVELNSRKPKEEIAIGPAAQVRKAFRRSVTKPVVLAPAVGILYCLAGLGLPSLAKASLMLVGVAAPGVALFLTGLILSSQPFRLNWSVVAATGLADIGRPILTAVVVLTLPISTETAKIAILISAMPSGFFGILFAVDYRLDSAATGSMVIASTLFSIVTLTTVIALLFPL; from the coding sequence ATGACGGCCGATACAATCCTTCCGGCACTCGTCCCGATCTTTTTCGTGATTGTTGTTGGCTACGGCGCCGGCAGGCTCCGCATCGTCGAAAACCATCATGTGGGCGGTCTCAATGCTCTCGTGATGAACTTTGCCCTGCCTGCCTCGCTGTTCGTGGCGACCGCATCCGCACCGCGAAGCGAGATGCTCGAGCAAGTGCCACTTTTCCTGACACTCGGTTTCGTGATGCTGCTCATTCATCTTGCATGGTATTTTTTTGTCCGTGCTTCCTCGGACGTTTCGAAGGCGGACGCGGCCCTTCAGGCCTTGACTGTATCTTTCCCGAATTTGGCCGGCGTTGGCCTTCCCATAGCGGCTGCCGTCATCGGACCAGGTGGCACAGTCCCCATCGCTGTCGCGCTTGCCGCCGGCTCGATCATCGTCAGCCCCATGTCTTTGATTTTCGTCGAACTGAATTCCAGGAAACCGAAGGAAGAAATCGCGATTGGCCCCGCAGCACAGGTTCGGAAGGCATTCCGCCGCTCGGTGACGAAACCGGTCGTTCTGGCTCCCGCAGTCGGCATTCTGTATTGCCTCGCCGGATTGGGGCTGCCTTCCCTCGCCAAGGCGAGCCTTATGCTCGTCGGAGTCGCCGCCCCCGGTGTGGCGCTGTTCCTGACAGGTCTTATTCTCTCGTCGCAACCGTTTCGCTTGAATTGGAGCGTAGTTGCCGCAACAGGGCTTGCCGATATCGGCCGACCCATCTTGACTGCCGTGGTCGTGCTCACGTTGCCGATCTCGACCGAGACGGCGAAGATAGCCATTCTGATCTCCGCTATGCCGTCGGGTTTCTTCGGCATTCTCTTTGCCGTGGACTATCGCTTGGACTCAGCGGCAACCGGCTCCATGGTCATAGCGAGCACTCTTTTCAGCATCGTCACGCTGACAACAGTCATAGCGTTGCTTTTTCCGCTTTAG
- a CDS encoding alpha/beta hydrolase, with protein sequence MPFRRICSAALLASSFALIAPAAAMAEPIKNIVLVHGAWVDGSGWKPIYDLLVKKGFRVSMVQEPETSFQDDVAAAKRVLDMQEGSAILVGHSYGGSIVTEAGVHPKVAGLVYVAAHAPDVGEDEGELGKKMPSVLAKTEGAIKATPDGYTYLDPELFPKLFAPDLPREQAEFAGRSQVLAKAEVFNTPLTAAAWKTKPSWGIVAGNDQIINPDLERFYYERAKAPFIVVEGASHSVYESHPERVADVIVEAARKVGEKTN encoded by the coding sequence ATGCCATTTCGCCGTATTTGTTCCGCCGCCTTGCTTGCGTCTTCTTTTGCCCTGATCGCCCCCGCCGCGGCGATGGCCGAGCCCATCAAGAACATCGTCCTGGTGCATGGTGCCTGGGTCGATGGGTCCGGCTGGAAACCGATCTATGACCTTCTGGTGAAGAAGGGTTTCCGGGTGTCGATGGTCCAAGAGCCGGAAACGTCGTTCCAGGATGACGTCGCCGCCGCAAAGCGCGTGCTCGACATGCAGGAAGGCTCGGCCATCCTGGTAGGCCACTCCTACGGCGGCTCGATCGTCACCGAGGCGGGTGTGCATCCGAAGGTGGCCGGCCTGGTCTATGTTGCCGCCCACGCACCAGACGTCGGCGAGGACGAGGGCGAACTCGGCAAGAAGATGCCGAGCGTGCTGGCCAAGACCGAAGGGGCGATCAAAGCGACGCCGGACGGCTATACCTATCTGGATCCGGAACTGTTCCCGAAGCTATTCGCGCCTGACCTGCCTCGCGAACAAGCCGAGTTCGCTGGTCGCTCGCAGGTGCTGGCCAAGGCCGAGGTGTTCAACACGCCGCTGACTGCGGCTGCCTGGAAGACCAAGCCGAGTTGGGGCATCGTCGCCGGCAACGACCAGATCATCAATCCCGACCTCGAACGCTTCTACTATGAACGCGCCAAGGCGCCCTTCATCGTCGTCGAAGGGGCCAGCCATTCGGTCTACGAATCCCATCCAGAGCGCGTTGCCGATGTGATCGTGGAGGCCGCTCGGAAAGTCGGAGAGAAGACGAACTGA